The genomic segment AACCACATGAAATGTGCATGGTGACTCAGCTCGTCAGGACACGGACGGGTGGCACACACGTGTGTTTGCTAGATCACCGCGGATCCCCCGTCAGCCCCTCCCTGGGTCCCGCGCGCACCACTACCAGCCGCGGCGGCCCCTCGAGCAGCCGCCGGGCGTGCGGGTACTTACgccttcctcttctccaccacgcCCAGCCTCACGAAGGCGGCCAAGGCATTCTTCTGTACGTCGGAAGATAACACATCGTAACACTGCGAGGCacctggggcagagggagagggagcgTTCCTGGGCGGCTCCTCCTCCTCGGCTAAGAGACCTATGCCCACGGAGCCGCAACTGACCTTGATCGAGAAGCTGGCTCGTGAACTTTCTAACTCTCACCAAGTACTGCTTCTCAGTGAAGTGGTCTTCCTCTTCGTTCAAGAGGTATTTGCAAATTATCTGATTTTAGGAAGGAgggtgagaggaagagaaagtgagAGGCGCAGCCAAATACGATAGGACAGTAAATAACCTCTCACTGCCCCCTCTTATCCAAATGACAGATACATCACATTAGAGCAGAAGACGGGCCACCCCCACCGAAGGTGTGGGTACAGAAAACCTGCCCGAGTTGTAGGTCTTTCTTGAGCTTACATCACTTTgaggaattaagaaaaaaaagagtttgaaatAACATtgacatttattaaaatataatttcccaCTTTAAGGGATTGCAAGTTAAGTAAATTAGTCTCGTCTCATTATATCTAATGCTGCCTAGGAAGAGAGGGGCCAGATGTTTTGtaactttttcttctctaaaaatacCCAGTAACATGCTAGGCCCCCAAATTCTTGACGATCTGTACTGCAGACAGGTGCTTAGAGGCAGAAGGAGCACTTATCCAGCCCCAGGGGTCAGACTTCATGCCCGGAGGCTGACGCTGGGTTCTCTCCCTGACCACAGCATCCTCTGCCGGGAAGGTGGTCCAGGGTGCCTCTAACCATCACACAGAGCTGAGAGCCACAGGGTCCTCTTCTTGCTGAAAGTGCATGGGGCCCCCTCAAGGCTCGCTCCCCTCTCATGTGCCGAGTCCCCCTGAATCGCAGCACAATTCCCGCTGGGCACAAATACCATCCCCTCTCTGTAACCACTCCTTCAAGCTCAAACTGTTTCAGATCCTTgaacttcttccttcctttccaacCTTAGCATTTAGTAATATGAATAATAACTGACTTTATCATTCAAATCCTTCGTTTATTAGGGGCCTACTATGGATCACACGCCCTGCTACCTGCTACGAACAAAAGCCACAGACACAGCGGGACACTGCTGGGGTGTAACTGCTCGTGGTGTCAGGAAGCTGTTATCCTCTCGGGCTGAAATGGACCAAGGTCCACTGTGAGGGAGCAAGGTCTCACCTGAGAGGCGAGCTCACTCATCCTGCTAATCTCTCTAGTTCTGCCATTCACCTGGGGAAGACACTGGCCCTTCAGACCAGCAGTAAGTACAGACTGGGAAAGTCTCAGTTATGCCTGACATGGGAGGATGAAGAACTTGAGAAAGACTCACACACCTGGTAAGATTCCACGAAAGGTTTAAAGAGTCCTACTAAAAATTCTAACACGGTGTTTCCTTTTTCCGTAACGAGGATGTCCCTTGTCGTCACTTGTACGGCCTCACTTTTACAAAGCAGGTAACAGCCTTCTTCGAAGtcctggaaggggaggggagaagacagAATGTGTCCACTAATTCAGGTCAACGATCCGCCGCGGGGCCCCGTTCTGTGCCCCCAGGATGAGAAAAGCACCAGCTGATTCCACAACCCTTCCCAGATGGTTCTGGTTGTTAGAAAATGTTGAACCTTGAACACAGCAAACACAAAAAGCTGACGAGCCTCGGTGATCACAATCTCTGCACAGCCGCATTCCTCATGTGTAAGCAGAAGTGCGCGCAGCAAGTCGGAAACACCCTGAGAATCACGCTGTGCTTAAAAACCGCCATCCTTACTTCCTACCAAACAGAACCTGTGCCCTCGGCGTGACGGACAGAAACCCAGCCCCCTGCTGTTGGTCCTGGCACTGCCCCTCACCCCAAGGCAGCAGCCCAGCTCCGGGAGCCCAGTCCTTCACCAGCGGCCTACACGAGCAGGCGAGGCCTCTGTTCGCTAACCTCAAAGCAGAAGGCCCTGCTCACTCCACAAGGTTGTGTTGGAAAAAGCGTGCTGGCTGgtaaatttttaacaaaatagaGTTGGTTTACAACATTTGCACTACTGGTTAAAAGGTGTGGTTCCTCTCACCGAATAATCCCTAAATTACTAAATTTGACCAAGAATTAAAACAATTGCTGAACTGTGAGTGCCCATGTTTCTCTTTAGCTCTGCTGCACGGAGCCCTGGAGGAAGGGGAGACACTGTGAAGCCAAGCCTAACATTTCCGGAACTCACACTGCAAACACACCTGCTTCGGCAGTAAGGCTTTACCTTTAGTGCATTTCCTGGAAGGAAGATGAACTCATCTGAAAATACACTGCACAGGAAGCGAAAGCAACTGTAGACATCCTCTGGAAATAAATTCATTACATACAATTACAACACTGCTTTTGCAACGTTTAGGTAGTACCAAGAAGTCCATGGCACTCCAAACCGTAGTATTTTAAAGGCATATTATTTACATACCAGAGGCAAGAACTGAGGCCCCAGAGGAAGCTATAGCCAATCCCCAGCAGCAAAGGGAAGGAACGGAGTGTCAGTCCCTTCCACGCTCACCTGCTGACGTCTTTAGCACACCCACAGCGCTGGAACACACGGGCTCACAGTAACGGAAAGTACTGGCTTAGCCCTCGGACATGTGGGTCTACCCGCCCATCAGTTAGAGCCCTCCATCTTTCTGATGGATGCTATGAGTCTTCTCAGTAGGAAGACATACCTACACGTGGGCACAAACGACCGCCTGCAGTTGCAGGGTGTGCACCGTGCTCCCGAAGAGCACGCACACGCCCCTGGGCTGTGGACGACTCTCAGGGTGAGACGCCTCAGACAGAACCACGGTCAACAATCGAGTTTTCCGTGCCCTGACCCAGGCTGGCGGACCTCGctgggcctgtttcctcattCACAAAATGAGAGCACGAACGTgggatcctggaggttccttcCGAAGCTAAGGTTGGTGGCTGAGCCCAGTGTTTCTTAGCTCGGGCTTCTTAGAATTACCTACAGAGCTTTgaataacaaaaacagaaacgcCAATTTCTGGCCCACACCCCAGGCCGACTGAATCAGAAACCTTTGGGGTGGGCCTCCAATAATTCTAAGGACAGCCGGGTAGAAAACCCCCGGCCTTGCCTACAGCGTCCTGAGAAGACTGGTCTGCTCACTGTAACGAGGGAGCTCCTGTGTCTGAGCCCTGGCGCCCCGCCGGGCCGGTCGCCCTCCCTGCCTGCTGCTGCCGGAGGCGGGTGCTGTCCGAGCGCGAAGAGCATCGGACCGGGAAGGAGAACTGAGCTCCAGCCCCGACCCCTCCTGGGGGAGGCAAGAGGCTCTAGGCTGTCTCTTCTGTATTTATAAAGGGAGAGGCTTCGATGAGACGATGTCTTAGGTCCCTTTCAATTCCTAAATTCTAAGCGGACAGCCAtgtatttagggggaaaaaaacctaactACTTCTGAGGGCAGGCCCCATCCCTTGCTGGTGGGCGGGCTGCGCTGTCAGGCTTCAAACGCTGCGCCTTCTGCGGAACTGAACAGCCAGCTCTCTCCCGAAATTCAGGACCACATTCCAGAGAGTTACCTTTCCTGACCCCAGGCGTCCTCTGCAACGCCAAGGCCACGAAGGAAGGGCGGACAAAGGTGTTGAGCAGCTGGTTCCTGTACGCTGAGCACATGAGCAGAGTGATGTGCTGGAAGACGAGTCCATCCACCACGTCCGAGTCCCCGGCGTCCACCTTCAGAGCCACCCGGTCCGTGGCGAGGCTGACGATGTTGGagtgcaggaggaggctggactggatGACGTCCTCGGCAGCTTCACCATCTACACACACAGACAGCGCGATCGGGCCGACGGCAAAGACCCGGGTGGGCCACCGCTGGGGGACTGGGGCCCAGCGGGCCTCAACGCGAGTGACCTGACACGTTTATCTTCAAGTGCCAGGGACTGCTTTTAGGCTCCGCCAACTGAGGTAATGATGTCACACGTGAAGGATATTTTAAAAGTGCTATTTCATGAATTGACTCTCTGTATGGACATGTAACAAGCATCCTTTTCTTATCCACCCCAAATCTGTCAGCCATCCTGAAATGCACACCCGTTTCCACTCTGAAAGCCAACACTCCCTCAGGAACCAAGGGCATCCACAGTTTTGTAACAGCAAGTCACATGACAAAAAAATCACATCTATGCAAATCTAACAATACTAAGCAAGAAGgcatgcttctctctctctctcacacacacacacacacacacacacttgctgaGACCAATTCCAAGATGCCAAGTGTATTGCTCTGCAACTTTGCAGCTAAACCAAAGGGCAGTCCAAAGACGCACACTCAGCGCCAGGTCTCCCTGAGCACAGAGGGATGAGGGGAGACTTCCTGGTGCTCTTCCATCACAGGTGACTGCAGCAGTGGGCCCCTGACAGCTCCTGGTAAGTCATCACCTGACACCACACTGGCCTGGAGATGGCCGAGGAGTTAGAATTACAGAAGCACAATAAAGAGATGGTGAGACTTAACACTCTTGGCAAGGGAAATCATTTTACTGTTACCCTGAGCCAAAGAGCTGGTTGATGGTGTGCAAAGCAGGCACACAGGGCCAGCTGGGCGACAGGTCTGTGCGTGCTCcatggcggggtgggggaggtgtgggCCTCCTCCAGGACTCATTGCGCTCGCCCTGGACTGACCTGCCTGTCTCAGCCTGCTCAAGGCTCAAGGTCAAGATGGCGTGTATGGTGATACTATGTATGTGACACAGTAGGGTTTACttcacatatataatataatgataCGTATACCATAAAAAGGCCTGGATACGAGAATGCTTAGGAATATGGGATAATccggggaaaaaagaaaaaaggaactgaaTACATACAACACCTTCCAAATTAGGAACTGTGTTTAATCACGATACAGCACCCCTGGGACTGAGTCACTCTGTAACTGGAGTTGTCTAGTGGCTGCACAGACACTTTTGACTCTGGACTGGCCACATATTTATCCCATCTTGAAAAAGCAAAACATCTTCGAAAGACAGGCGCCTATGCGTTCATACGTTCCTGGGACAAATGGTTATGAGTCCACCCTTTGCCTATTCCTCTTTTGTGACTTTCCGCCTTTGCATCGTGTCGGACCATTTCAACACTGGAAACAGACGTCTGATTCATCTAATGGCCCTGTTGGTGACCATGCTCAGCTGGCGGGCACTCCCGTTAGTGATTCTTCCTCTGCCATTGCCTGGCCCAGCTTCATTCCAGCTcgtctccctgcctccagtctctCCCCGCTGTGGTCCACCTCTTAAATGGACAGCAAGCTGCTTTCTACAGGCCAATCCATCACGCGTCCCTGCTGAAAATCAGCGACTGCTCCCCGTGAGCTAGACTGCAGCCCGGCTCCCCAGGGCAGCAGGCCCCATGACCCCGCCGCTGCCCGCGTCTCTGTCTTTCATCGCTCCCTCACCCACAGCCGACAACCACCGGCAGGGCGAGGGCTGCCTGGTGCTGTCACACCACCTCACAGCTCCTAATCCCTCCAGCAGCAGCCTCCTCTCCAGCTGTCTCCTAAAGAGCTTCCATTTTCCCATTAAGATCGACTCCGAAGTCACTTCCATGAAGACTCCCCTGCGCGCAGGCACCTTCCCACACAGCAGCCTCAGGAACCCTCTGCGGTCTGTCCACAGCTCTCTGTCTTTACTTCAAATGAACTCTCTCTGCAAGTTTCCACGTCCCCCTCCACCTCTACCCCCTGCAGACCAGTGGGACCCCCAGAGCAGGGGCTGCATCTTGTTCATCTTTCTGTCCCGGGCAGTTCCCAGCACAGCTAAGGGCCTCAGTGTTAGGTTAATGAGTTGACAGGAGGCACCTGACTATAAATAATTACCCAGTCTTAGAAAGACTGCTTTTCCAACTACAGTCTCTACAATTATAAACCAGAAATGGAAAACAACTTAAGCTAACTATTGTCACGTACATCCCAAACTCCCGGCATAGTATTCACAACTCCCATGAGGTTTTTACAAAGCTGTTATCAGGGAATTGTACACCATTCTAAAGCCCAGCCCTTAAATCCTTATCATCCAGTGAGGCAAACGGCTTGCAATATAAGGTGGTAAAAAGAGGTGGGTgtagagggaagaccatgtgggGTACAAAAAGATTCATTATTTATTCTCCACTCTGCCAGGTACCAAGGGGAGGCCACTCCAGTCCTCTGTTTATTCAGAGCCTCCCAGGGGGAAGTGACATATAAACAATTACTCTCAACTGATAAACATGTTGTGTTCAATGTCCTATTATGATAAAAACAGACTAGGCTTTCCTTCTCTGAGCAACGCTCTGCTCAAAGTCCTACATAGGTTCTTCAGAGGCGACAACTTttccaaactgaaaaataaaaacagcaggtgctctcaTCACATACGTCCTCGGTACCTACCGGGCCAGGCGAGGAAGCCCCCGAAGGCCTGGGCTAAGCCTCTCAGCCATAAAGTCTTCTCCACCAGGGCGTCGAAGTCCATGGATGGCCGGTTCTGCAGCAGGACGGCAACGATGAGCGACCACGCGTTCAGAACCAGGTTTTGAATTTGCAGAAGCTGTATTTTGTAGGCAACTTCAGTGACAAAGGCGTGCATGTCCTCGGACTGCTTCTGAGGAATATATCTAAAAGGAAGGATATGGCAACAGATTACAGCCCTGCTACTCTGACACGTGAGTGGAGAGAGGGACGGGGGAGGCTCATATGCTCTGCCGACTGCGCTCTCCCGGGTCACACTGCAAGGATGTGCCTTCATTTTACTAGAGGATCGGTCCATTCATCTCTAGGACGCTCGAGAGGTGATTAAAAATGTGCAGGGTAGCAGGGTTCTATCATTTCTGGTTCTgggccaaaaaaaccccaaaacaaaacaaaacaaaaaaccccccaaaacaactTTTCCTGCTTGGTAAATGGGATATATCACTTCTTCTGTGAAAACCAACGCCTCTCCTAGGAGACGGAAGGACTCTGTCTGCTCGGAATCCACAGCACTTTGACCGTGTCCTGCAGAGCACACACATCGGCTTGTGATGCTATGTTCCGTGTGACAACCGCTCATGTCCGTCCTGGACAGGCTGCTCAGTTCCCTGACGGCTACACTGTCCTTCCGAGAAGCTTCAGGGCACCAGCCAAGTCCTGCCACGGTCCTCGCCTGACGCATTCCTCAGGCCCGGGTCACAGAACATTGAGCCGGACGATGTCAGGGGCCTACACAGAGCTGGCTGGAGCAGGGATATACATATGACCTAATAACGGCCAGATAATAAGGTGGCTTAACGTGAAAGCGTTAGCCAGTGAGGATTCCCGTGACAGGTAGCGACTGGTCAACCCAATTTGTGATCTACAGAGTGAGAGCCTGTGGCAGCTAAAGGCAACACCTGCTCTGCTAGCTAACAAAGCCGTGAGGGAGGCAGCAGACTGCCATGGGACCACTGGCGCTCCAGATGGCTATGAATGATGCTGCGGTCATGTGATGCCTGGCCGGGCAAGATGGTCTGTCTCCCTTACCTCCCCAGGTCTTtctctaaatgaaaaaaaaaatttaaaaatgtgtatctgtACCTGCATCCTGAAAGAACCTAACACAGTTCCTAGACCATAAAACTATAACCTGCCTGAGAAGAGGACTCACTCCCATTCATTATGATTACACAGTCCTTTCTAGGATCAAAAATAACACTTAGGACATACTCTGGCTGGCCCACCATCAGTGCTCAGCCATCCCACACGTGCCTGTTAACAAGGGCTTGCTTCTCCTTGCTTTTAAGTGGCAGGGTACTGGGGAATTACTTGGGAAAGGGAATCGAAAACAGCACTTGTGACTTTGAGGGCAGACCAGGGGCtctgtgttttgttctgtttgtttgagCACCATCTGACTCTGCATGTCTGACCCATACATTCCCACGGCTAGCTGCCTTTTTGGCCAACATTATTTAATCGAAGCTTTCTCCTCTGAGCTCACATAACCAGGCTCAGTTCTAGAAGTGGTCAATTCAAGAATCCCAGTTTAGACTTTCAGATTTTCATCCCTGGTTCTCTGGCAGTTAGGAAAACACGGGCCTTGCACCTGGGAACCAAGTTGTATGGGCTCCGGCCCATCCTGCCAGCCGCCAGCGAGCGAAGTGACACAGGGTCTCCAAAGTATACGTGGATGTTTCCAAACTTTTCAGAGAGAATCCTCCTGGCTTTCAACAATCCCTGACAGCATCGCaacaagggaagagaaaagaggaatgaaTTCTTACATCAGCTGATGTATAAGCTAGCATTTTCTCTAAATTTCAATAAAATCAAGTTTGGCTCTCCTTTACGTACAGTTGTGGATTCCTTTGGCTTAGGAACCCCGAGAAGCTCGTACGCATACAGAGTTTCTTCCAGTATCCTATCGTAACTGATGCTGATTGGGACCAGGTAGGTATCAAaaacttctcttttaaaaaacgGTTCCATCACAATATTCAGAAGGCCTGTAGACATAGAGAGAAATGGGTTTTCATACATATTGAGAAGTAGGGCAAACAAGGCATAAATGGGAAGATCCTAAACATACACGTTATATACTAAACCCATAAACTTCAGTAAACAGTTACGCTTAGAAGGAAAAGAGTGTCTTGCAAAAAAGGGTGTCAAGTTCTACTCAGCAGCTAGGATGACACCACACTCGGAGCCTCTGGGTTTGCAGTTTCCCTTCAGCCCGTGAGGCACCTACCGAATTTAGGAGTCAGTGTCTTGGCAGAGCGGCTTCTTGTCCCTTCGAGGAAAAATTCAACAGGAGCATAACCATTCTTCAAAGAGAAaacacagacaaacaaaacacaaaacccgTTGCCTACTCTCAGAGTGAGAGTCGCTTCTTCTGGTTCCTCTTCCCgagccccctcccagccctcgGCACAAACACTGCTCCCGGGGGACTTGAACAAGAGAGCCACACGGAGTCAGCAGATGGCTGAGGGGACGCACATtcctggagggggagggaaaCGGCGAGGCCGTCCGTGCAGAAGTCAAGGATTTGAACGAGATCTCAGAGCAAACCTCAATGGAAAGAAAACACAGTTTGAAAGTACTTGGTAATTATTGGCATTTACCCGTAACATAGTTTTTACATATTCGGAGAACACAGCCCAGTAGAGTTTGTTGCCGCCAAACGTGCGCCGCATGAAAAAGGCGCCCGACATCCGCAGCAGCTCGCCCACCATCTTCATCCCCAGGAAGTCTACGCGGGAAAGAACGGTTAACATTTATTTGCAGATCTTGAAACTTTCCGTGAATATCTCAACTCAAATTCTATTAAGACCGAGTTCACATCTGTGAGACACCCCTGATCTTGAGAAGAGACATCGAACGGAATTATGGAACAGAAGGGGCTCTGTGGGCAGCCTTGTGCACCTCCACAGCTCCGCCGTCAGCTTCAAACAGTCCCCCTTCTCATTTCCCCTAACTTTCAAATAACTTCCTCACAGTCTACACAGATGGAACTGCCActaaactgtgcacttaaaatggttgagatgataaattttatgtttgtgtattttactgtaattaaaaaataacgtAAAAAG from the Vicugna pacos chromosome 11, VicPac4, whole genome shotgun sequence genome contains:
- the GNPAT gene encoding dihydroxyacetone phosphate acyltransferase isoform X1 — translated: MPGHARGRSRSRSMDSSSSSNSCFSVGSTSPGSVVLLYSKELKKWDEFEDILEERRHVSDLKFAMKCYTPLVYKGITPCKPSDIKCSVLNSEEVRYVIKQLSRESLQSVDVLREEACELLDEMSHKLRLGAIRFFAFALSKIFKQIFSKVCVNEEGIQKLQRAIQEHPVVLLPSHRSYIDFLMLSFLLYNYDLPVPVIAAGMDFLGMKMVGELLRMSGAFFMRRTFGGNKLYWAVFSEYVKTMLRNGYAPVEFFLEGTRSRSAKTLTPKFGLLNIVMEPFFKREVFDTYLVPISISYDRILEETLYAYELLGVPKPKESTTGLLKARRILSEKFGNIHVYFGDPVSLRSLAAGRMGRSPYNLVPRYIPQKQSEDMHAFVTEVAYKIQLLQIQNLVLNAWSLIVAVLLQNRPSMDFDALVEKTLWLRGLAQAFGGFLAWPDGEAAEDVIQSSLLLHSNIVSLATDRVALKVDAGDSDVVDGLVFQHITLLMCSAYRNQLLNTFVRPSFVALALQRTPGVRKEDVYSCFRFLCSVFSDEFIFLPGNALKDFEEGCYLLCKSEAVQVTTRDILVTEKGNTVLEFLVGLFKPFVESYQIICKYLLNEEEDHFTEKQYLVRVRKFTSQLLDQGASQCYDVLSSDVQKNALAAFVRLGVVEKRKANNDYVFNVNEPATTRLEEMLGCKTPVGKPVTAKL
- the GNPAT gene encoding dihydroxyacetone phosphate acyltransferase isoform X2; protein product: MRPQRDKKELKKWDEFEDILEERRHVSDLKFAMKCYTPLVYKGITPCKPSDIKCSVLNSEEVRYVIKQLSRESLQSVDVLREEACELLDEMSHKLRLGAIRFFAFALSKIFKQIFSKVCVNEEGIQKLQRAIQEHPVVLLPSHRSYIDFLMLSFLLYNYDLPVPVIAAGMDFLGMKMVGELLRMSGAFFMRRTFGGNKLYWAVFSEYVKTMLRNGYAPVEFFLEGTRSRSAKTLTPKFGLLNIVMEPFFKREVFDTYLVPISISYDRILEETLYAYELLGVPKPKESTTGLLKARRILSEKFGNIHVYFGDPVSLRSLAAGRMGRSPYNLVPRYIPQKQSEDMHAFVTEVAYKIQLLQIQNLVLNAWSLIVAVLLQNRPSMDFDALVEKTLWLRGLAQAFGGFLAWPDGEAAEDVIQSSLLLHSNIVSLATDRVALKVDAGDSDVVDGLVFQHITLLMCSAYRNQLLNTFVRPSFVALALQRTPGVRKEDVYSCFRFLCSVFSDEFIFLPGNALKDFEEGCYLLCKSEAVQVTTRDILVTEKGNTVLEFLVGLFKPFVESYQIICKYLLNEEEDHFTEKQYLVRVRKFTSQLLDQGASQCYDVLSSDVQKNALAAFVRLGVVEKRKANNDYVFNVNEPATTRLEEMLGCKTPVGKPVTAKL